Proteins encoded together in one Prunus dulcis chromosome 3, ALMONDv2, whole genome shotgun sequence window:
- the LOC117623512 gene encoding vacuolar cation/proton exchanger 5-like isoform X2 — protein MDTDNHFYNNDNNNNNHNNGAATVKIDSHVEMGSMEPKPAFEYEDQSLVGPDKHSLDEAPLRSLYSGGPGDCSPQAMGNTVVDSIKIVVFSAKINLLMPFGPLAIVVDKFSGHRGWVFLLSLLGIIPLAERLGYVTEQLACYTGPTVGGLLNATFGNATELIISIYALRRGMIRVVQQSLLGSILSNMLLVLGCAFFAGGLVFSKREQVFNKATAAVSSGLLLMAVMGLLFPAVLHSTRTELHFGKSELALSRFTSCIMLVAYASYLFFQLKSQQNLYVPVDQAENHAEEISDDEEEPEISKWESIIWLSILTAWISVLSEYLVNAIEGASVAMNIPVAFISVILLPIVGNAAEHAGAVMFAMKDKLDITLGVAIGSSTQISMFGIPFCVVVGWVMGCPMDLDFQLFETATLFITVLVVAFMLQEGTSNYFKGLMLILCYIIVAASFFVHRDPKAIRDKPQKPKQ, from the exons ATGGATACTGATAACCATTTTTACAACAAtgataacaacaacaacaaccacAACAATGGTGCAGCCACAGTAAAAATAGATTCCCATGTTGAG ATGGGATCAATGGAGCCCAAACCAGCGTTTGAGTATGAGGACCAGAGCCTAGTTGGTCCTGACAAACATTCCTTGGATGAGGCTCCCCTCAGATCTCTATATTCTGGTGGTCCAGGAGACTGTTCTCCCCAGGCCATGGGGAATACGGTGGTTGATAGCATCAAGATTGTAGTTTTCTCTGCCAAAATTAACTTGCTCATGCCTTTTGGCCCTTTAGCGATCGTGGTTGATAAATTTTCTGGCCATCGT GGTTGGGTCTTCCTTTTAAGCTTGTTGGGCATCATACCTTTGGCTGAGCGATTAGGATATGTAACAGA GCAGCTGGCTTGCTATACTGGACCAACAG TTGGAGGGCTTTTAAATGCCACCTTTGGAAATGCAACAGAACTGATAATATCAATTTATGCTTTGAGACGTGGCATGATTCGTGTTGTTCAACAGTCTTTACTAGGCTCAATTCTGTCAAACATGTTGCTGGTGCTTGGATGTGCTTTCTTTGCTGGTGGACTTGTGTTTTCAAAGAGGGAACAAGTTTTCAACAAg GCAACTGCTGCAGTGAGCTCGGGATTGCTATTGATGGCGGTCATGGGTCTGCTCTTTCCAGCTGTACTGCACTCTACTCGCACAGAGTTGCACTTCGGGAAATCTGAATTAGCCCTTTCTAGATTTACCAGCTGCATTATGCTTGTAGCATATGCTTCCTATCTGTTCTTTCAGTTGAAGAGCCAGCAGAATTTATATGTTCCAGTTGATCAG GCAGAGAATCACGCCGAAGAAATTTCAGATGATGAAGAGGAACCTGAGATCTCTAAGTGGGAATCCATAATATGGCTATCTATTCTAACTGCATGGATTTCAGTCCTCTCAGAATATTTAGTTAATGCAATAGAG GGTGCATCTGTTGCAATGAACATTCCGGTTGCATTTATTAGTGTTATTCTGCTGCCAATCGTTGGGAACGCAGCAGAGCATGCAGGTGCTGTAATGTTTGCCATGAAAGACAAGCTT GATATAACTTTGGGAGTGGCGATAGGCTCATCAACCCAGATATCTATGTTTGGA ATTCCATTTTGTGTGGTGGTTGGGTGGGTGATGGGGTGCCCTATGGACTTAGATTTCCAACTGTTTGAGACAGCCACACTTTTCATAACTGTTTTAGTAGTAGCCTTCATGCTACAG GAGGGAACTTCTAATTACTTTAAAGGACTAATGCTCATTCTCTGCTACATTATTGTCGCGGCAAGCTTCTTTGTACATAGAGATCCTAAAGCAATAC GGGATAAGCCCCAGAAACCAAAGCAGTAA
- the LOC117623512 gene encoding vacuolar cation/proton exchanger 5-like isoform X1, with amino-acid sequence MDTDNHFYNNDNNNNNHNNGAATVKIDSHVEILVPQMGSMEPKPAFEYEDQSLVGPDKHSLDEAPLRSLYSGGPGDCSPQAMGNTVVDSIKIVVFSAKINLLMPFGPLAIVVDKFSGHRGWVFLLSLLGIIPLAERLGYVTEQLACYTGPTVGGLLNATFGNATELIISIYALRRGMIRVVQQSLLGSILSNMLLVLGCAFFAGGLVFSKREQVFNKATAAVSSGLLLMAVMGLLFPAVLHSTRTELHFGKSELALSRFTSCIMLVAYASYLFFQLKSQQNLYVPVDQAENHAEEISDDEEEPEISKWESIIWLSILTAWISVLSEYLVNAIEGASVAMNIPVAFISVILLPIVGNAAEHAGAVMFAMKDKLDITLGVAIGSSTQISMFGIPFCVVVGWVMGCPMDLDFQLFETATLFITVLVVAFMLQEGTSNYFKGLMLILCYIIVAASFFVHRDPKAIRDKPQKPKQ; translated from the exons ATGGATACTGATAACCATTTTTACAACAAtgataacaacaacaacaaccacAACAATGGTGCAGCCACAGTAAAAATAGATTCCCATGTTGAG ATTTTGGTTCCACAGATGGGATCAATGGAGCCCAAACCAGCGTTTGAGTATGAGGACCAGAGCCTAGTTGGTCCTGACAAACATTCCTTGGATGAGGCTCCCCTCAGATCTCTATATTCTGGTGGTCCAGGAGACTGTTCTCCCCAGGCCATGGGGAATACGGTGGTTGATAGCATCAAGATTGTAGTTTTCTCTGCCAAAATTAACTTGCTCATGCCTTTTGGCCCTTTAGCGATCGTGGTTGATAAATTTTCTGGCCATCGT GGTTGGGTCTTCCTTTTAAGCTTGTTGGGCATCATACCTTTGGCTGAGCGATTAGGATATGTAACAGA GCAGCTGGCTTGCTATACTGGACCAACAG TTGGAGGGCTTTTAAATGCCACCTTTGGAAATGCAACAGAACTGATAATATCAATTTATGCTTTGAGACGTGGCATGATTCGTGTTGTTCAACAGTCTTTACTAGGCTCAATTCTGTCAAACATGTTGCTGGTGCTTGGATGTGCTTTCTTTGCTGGTGGACTTGTGTTTTCAAAGAGGGAACAAGTTTTCAACAAg GCAACTGCTGCAGTGAGCTCGGGATTGCTATTGATGGCGGTCATGGGTCTGCTCTTTCCAGCTGTACTGCACTCTACTCGCACAGAGTTGCACTTCGGGAAATCTGAATTAGCCCTTTCTAGATTTACCAGCTGCATTATGCTTGTAGCATATGCTTCCTATCTGTTCTTTCAGTTGAAGAGCCAGCAGAATTTATATGTTCCAGTTGATCAG GCAGAGAATCACGCCGAAGAAATTTCAGATGATGAAGAGGAACCTGAGATCTCTAAGTGGGAATCCATAATATGGCTATCTATTCTAACTGCATGGATTTCAGTCCTCTCAGAATATTTAGTTAATGCAATAGAG GGTGCATCTGTTGCAATGAACATTCCGGTTGCATTTATTAGTGTTATTCTGCTGCCAATCGTTGGGAACGCAGCAGAGCATGCAGGTGCTGTAATGTTTGCCATGAAAGACAAGCTT GATATAACTTTGGGAGTGGCGATAGGCTCATCAACCCAGATATCTATGTTTGGA ATTCCATTTTGTGTGGTGGTTGGGTGGGTGATGGGGTGCCCTATGGACTTAGATTTCCAACTGTTTGAGACAGCCACACTTTTCATAACTGTTTTAGTAGTAGCCTTCATGCTACAG GAGGGAACTTCTAATTACTTTAAAGGACTAATGCTCATTCTCTGCTACATTATTGTCGCGGCAAGCTTCTTTGTACATAGAGATCCTAAAGCAATAC GGGATAAGCCCCAGAAACCAAAGCAGTAA
- the LOC117623513 gene encoding uncharacterized protein LOC117623513, producing the protein MEFDRLEVDNCVRCNGGSGNRKLLVCTEMGCPIALHVECMCAKPVFDEMGNFYCPYCAYKLKFVRTQKLRRKAMASKRVLSKFIDAGEGNGCGYGDGQGGGEVRDQTLGIEGGEPEQGDNEPRREIENVGGGERIDEDQQEGEVVEETPEVDAEPENACYVQEKTNKDHGHDGLDQGDEEGIRVSKENEDKSDDEEQRQPEANVVPANGTVVSESEELDTGSPLVRKNCFKRKAQKAEQPQNLASLRTVPSPSRESSSCQTSFVEDSKKQNEKAKTFSKKEIEDHEFARNLVLPNGKRKKLNWTGEEVEMLKEGVRIYKAKGKKIPWTQILEFGHNVFHITRLPADLKDKWRNLIGRR; encoded by the exons ATGGAGTTCGATAGGTTAGAAGTAGATAATTGTGTTAGGTGTAATGGTGGTAGTGGGAACAGGAAATTGTTGGTTTGTACTGAGATGGGTTGCCCAATTGCTCTGCATGTGGAGTGTATGTGTGCTAAACctgtgtttgatgaaatgggCAATTTTTACTGTCCTTATTGTGCATATAAGCTGAAGTTTGTGCGGACTCAGAAGCTGAGGAGAAAGGCAATGGCTTCCAAGAGAGTCCTGTCCAAGTTTATTGATGCCGGAGAGGGAAATGGTTGCGGCTATGGTGATGGGCAGGGTGGTGGTGAAGTTCGGGATCAGACTCTGGGGATTGAAGGAGGTGAACCCGAGCAAGGGGACAATGAGCCGAGGAGGGAGATTGAAAATGTAGGAGGTGGAGAAAGAATAGATGAGGACCAGCAGGAGGGGGAAGTTGTTGAAGAGACACCTGAAGTGGATGCAGAGCCTGAGAATGCTTGTTATGTACAAGAAAAGACAAATAAGGACCATGGACATGATGGATTAGACCAAGGAGATGAGGAAGGTATAAGGGTGTCTAAGGAGAATGAAGACAAAAGTGACGATGAAGAACAAAGGCAACCAGAAGCAAACGTGGTACCTGCAAATGGCACTGTTGTGTCCGAATCTGAGGAGTTAGATACTGGGTCTCCTCTAGTGCGGAAGAATTGTTTCAAGAGAAAAGCTCAAAAGGCAGAACAGCCTCAGAATTTAGCTTCATTAAGGACAGTGCCTTCTCCATCAAGGGAATCATCCTCTTGTCAAACAAGTTTTGTGGAGGATTCCAAAAAGCAAAATGAGAAAGCTAAAACCTTTTCCAAGAAGGAAATAGAAGATCACGAATTTGCAAG AAACTTGGTACTTCCCAATGGGAAGCGCAAGAAATTAAACTGGACAGGCGAAGAGGTAGAAATGTTAAAG GAGGGAGTGAGAAtttataaagcaaaaggcaaaaagATCCCCTGGACgcaaattttggaatttggtCATAACGTATTTCACATAACCCGTCTTCCAGCCGATCTTAAGGATAAATGGAGGAACTTGATTGGGCGAAGGTGA
- the LOC117623510 gene encoding glucose-1-phosphate adenylyltransferase small subunit, chloroplastic/amyloplastic — protein MASSSMAASGVLRPRSSSMSPNALKQTQNASLCRSSRGLSFSGSHLSGTKIPTASTCLRKCPTHRAPPLVVSPKAVSDSKNSQTCLDPDASRSVLGIILGGGAGTRLYPLTKKRAKPAVPLGANYRLIDIPVSNCLNSNVSKIYVLTQFNSASLNRHLSRAYASNMGGYKNEGFVEVLAAQQSPENPNWFQGTADAVRQYLWLFEEHNVLEFLVLAGDHLYRMDYERFIQAHRETDADITVAALPMDEKRATAFGLMKIDDEGRIIEFAEKPKGEQLKAMQVDTTILGLDDQRAKEMPYIASMGIYVVSKNVMLDLLRDKFPGANDFGSEVIPGATSMGLRVQAYLYDGYWEDIGTIEAFYNANLGITKKPVPDFSFYDRSSPIYTQPRYLPPSKMLDADVTDSVIGEGCVIKNCKIHHSVVGLRSCISEGAVIEDTLLMGADYYETDADRRFLAAKGSVPIGIGKSSHIKRAIIDKNARIGDNVKIINSDNVQEAARETDGYFIKSGIVTVIKDALIPSGTVI, from the exons ATGGCTTCCTCTTCAATGGCAGCGAGCGGAGTGCTCAGGCCCCGATCATCGTCGATGTCCCCGAATGCTTTGAAGCAGACCCAGAACGCGAGTCTCTGCAGAAGCAGCAGAGGCCTCTCCTTTAGTGGCTCTCATCTCTCCGGGACCAAAATCCCAACAGCCAGCACTTGTTTGAGGAAATGCCCCACTCACAGAGCCCCACCATTGGTTGTGTCTCCGAAGGCTGTTTCGGATTCAAAGAACTCGCAGACGTGTCTTGATCCCGACGCAAGCCGT AGTGTGTTGGGGATTATACTGGGTGGTGGAGCTGGGACGAGGCTCTACCCCTTGACCAAGAAGCGTGCAAAGCCTGCCGTTCCATTGGGAGCAAACTACAGGCTGATCGATATTCCAGTCAGTAATTGCCTCAACAGCAACGTATCCAAGATCTATGTGCTGACCCAGTTCAATTCCGCCTCTCTGAATCGCCATCTTTCTCGTGCTTATGCTAGTAACATGGGTGGATATAAAAATGAAGGCTTTGTTGAGGTTCTTGCAGCCCAACAGAGCCCAGAGAATCCCAATTGGTTTCAG GGTACCGCAGATGCCGTGAGGCAGTACTTGTGGTTGTTTGAGGAACACAATGTGTTGGAGTTTTTGGTTCTTGCTGGAGACCACTTGTATAGGATGGACTATGAGAGGTTTATTCAGGCACATAGAGAAACTGATGCAGATATCACTGTGGCTGCTCTGCCCATGGATGAGAAGCGTGCTACTGCCTTTGGTTTGATGAAGATTGATGACGAGGGACGCATTATTGAGTTTGCTGAGAAACCTAAAGGGGAGCAACTCAAAGCTATGCAG gTTGATACTACTATCTTGGGTCTTGACGATCAGAGAGCTAAAGAGATGCCTTATATTGCTAGTATGGGTATATATGTTGTGAGCAAAAATGTGATGTTAGATCTACTTCGGGACAAGTTTCCTGGAGCAAATGATTTTGGGAGTGAAGTTATTCCAGGTGCGACTTCCATGGGTTTGAGA GTTCAAGCCTATCTGTATGATGGCTACTGGGAAGACATTGGTACCATTGAGGCTTTCTACAATGCAAATTTAGGGATAACCAAAAAACCAGTTCCAGATTTCAG CTTCTATGATCGTTCCTCCCCAATCTACACCCAACCTCGGTATTTGCCTCCATCAAAGATGCTCGATGCTGATGTCACAGATAGTGTTATTGGCGAGGGATGTGTGATAAAG AACTGTAAAATTCACCATTCAGTCGTTGGGCTTCGATCTTGTATTTCGGAGGGTGCTGTCATTGAGGACACATTACTGATGGGAGCAGACTACTATGAG ACGGATGCTGACAGGAGGTTTCTGGCTGCAAAGGGTAGTGTTCCAATTGGTATTGGCAAGAGTTCTCACATTAAGAGAGCTATAATTGACAAGAATGCTCGAATTGGCGACAATGTGAAG ATTATTAACAGTGACAATGTGCAAGAGGCTGCGAGAGAAACGGATGGATATTTCATAAAGAGCGGGATCGTGACAGTGATCAAGGATGCCTTGATTCCCAGTGGAACAGTAATCTAG
- the LOC117620762 gene encoding uncharacterized protein LOC117620762, with product MKVGSKVVFLLRDSDGFGDAISGAFHPKPSNNTIEESFELSLEHYGIKNCKASGSIRHFLDHQGQYEVSVLLMQYYEPPILVCAVNEVLAQIAGQKSSSIPTIVAPFVVASSKLKLESKSAKKFEGKVSLYGTEIGSETAISKAMATRTQKPPPTMQIHHEPLACFLQLVRVLKLPTYVLIGERGLRISDKEELEILYEIGELLASTLNLYFSRDKITWNPTRKTKDNKEPWRALYG from the exons atgaaggtaGGTTCGAAGGTAGTGTTTCTGTTGAGAGACTCAGATGGCTTCGGCGACGCCATCTCAGGTGCTTTCCACCCTAAGCCAAGCAATAACACCAT AGAGGAAAGTTTCGAGCTTTCATTGGAGCACTATGGGATCAAAAATTGCAAAGCGTCTGGAAGCATTCGTCACTTCCTCGATCACCAGGGTCAATATGAG GTGTCTGTGTTGCTAATGCAATATTATGAACCACCAATACTTGTATGCGCTGTTAATGAAGTTCTAGCTCAAATAGCAGGGCAAAAATCATCCTCAATTCCCACAATTGTTGCCCCATTTGTCGTAGCATCATCCAAGCTTAAGTTGGAAAGTAAATctgcaaaaaaatttgaaggcAAAGTTTCGCTTTATGGTACAGAGATAGGGTCAGAAACAGCCATAAGCAAGGCCATGGCAACCAGAACCCAGAAGCCACCACCAACGATGCAGATTCATCATGAACCTTTAGCTTGCTTTCTTCAGTTGGTCCGTGTTTTGAAGTTGCCCACTTATGTTCTTATAGGGGAAAGAGGTCTGCGCATTTCTGATAAAGAAGAGCTTGAG ATACTTTATGAGATAGGAGAACTCTTGGCAAGCACTTTGAACCTCTACTTTTCAAGAGATAAAATCACATGGAATCCAACACGGAAAACAAAGGACAATAAGGAGCCATGGCGCGCGTTATATGGTTAA
- the LOC117620763 gene encoding uncharacterized protein LOC117620763, with translation MQTLSRSMRGQSLHEPAPFAEKITEEPVTTKTAQSTVTCVYLANIATNWRKVTVIWCKNLMNHSLSIRVDGLEGDFHYTCKIDLKPWHFWSKKGYKSFEVEGNQVEVYWDLRSAKFGGGPEPCSDFYVALVCEEEVVLLLGDMKKKAYKRTKSRPAIVEALLYYKKENVFAKKSFATRVRFDEKRKEHDIVVESSTAGPKDPEMWISIDGIVLIHVKNLQWKFRGNQTVLVNMEPVQVFWDVHDWLFTSPSTGHGLFIFKPGAPESESDRESNGNGGGLDSDHSSAYYSPQNNTTTSDFCLFLHAYKIE, from the coding sequence ATGCAGACTCTGAGTCGATCTATGAGAGGCCAGTCATTGCATGAGCCTGCACCATTTGCAGAGAAAATCACAGAAGAACCCGTGACAACGAAAACCGCTCAAAGCACAGTGACCTGCGTCTACCTTGCCAACATTGCAACCAATTGGCGCAAGGTGACAGTCATATGGTGTAAGAATCTCATGAACCATTCCCTCAGCATCAGGGTTGATGGCTTAGAGGGTGATTTTCATTACACTTGCAAGATTGACCTCAAGCCATGGCATTTTTGGAGCAAAAAAGGGTACAAATCATTTGAGGTGGAAGGAAATCAAGTGGAGGTCTATTGGGATCTTCGCTCTGCCAAATTTGGCGGTGGCCCGGAACCATGTTCTGACTTTTATGTTGCTCTGGTTTGTGAGGAGGAGGTTGTGTTGTTACTAGGAGACATGAAGAAGAAGGCTTACAAGAGAACCAAATCCAGACCAGCCATTGTTGAGGCTCTTCTATATTACAAGAAAGAAAACGTGTTTGCCAAGAAAAGCTTTGCCACAAGAGTGAGGTTTGatgagaagagaaaagagcATGACATTGTTGTGGAGAGCTCAACAGCCGGACCGAAAGATCCCGAAATGTGGATCAGCATAGATGGGATTGTGCTGATCCATGTGAAGAATCTGCAATGGAAATTCAGAGGAAACCAAACTGTGCTTGTGAACATGGAACCGGTCCAAGTGTTCTGGGATGTTCATGATTGGCTTTTCACAAGCCCAAGCACAGGGCATGGCTTGTTTATTTTCAAGCCAGGGGCACCAGAATCAGAGAGTGACAGAGAAAGCAACGGCAACGGCGGCGGCTTAGACAGTGATCACAGCAGTGCTTACTATTCACCTCAGAACAACACAACAACATCTGACTTCTGCCTTTTTCTTCATGCTTATAAGATTGAGTGA